In Synechococcus sp. PCC 6312, one genomic interval encodes:
- a CDS encoding cation transporter: protein MTKNIGLRPAILFVGLANLSYFFVEFWVARHINSVSLFADSIDFLEDAAVNFLILVALGWPAKTRAFVGMFLSGVLLIPAIALAWAVWQKFATPTPPEPWLLSGTGLGALVVNLVCAFVISKYRHHEGSLVKAAFLSARNDALANIAIIGAGLVTLLWLSGWPDLIVGIGILIMNADAAKAIWKAARDEHTLAEP from the coding sequence ATGACCAAAAACATCGGGTTACGTCCCGCCATCCTGTTCGTGGGGCTTGCCAACCTCAGTTACTTTTTCGTGGAATTTTGGGTTGCCCGACACATCAACTCAGTTTCCCTATTTGCCGATAGTATTGATTTTCTCGAAGATGCCGCCGTTAATTTCCTCATCCTTGTTGCCTTAGGCTGGCCTGCAAAAACACGAGCATTTGTTGGGATGTTCCTCTCGGGTGTGCTGCTGATTCCGGCGATTGCATTGGCCTGGGCCGTCTGGCAGAAATTTGCTACCCCAACACCACCGGAACCTTGGTTATTGTCTGGCACTGGCCTGGGTGCGCTGGTTGTTAATCTGGTCTGTGCCTTTGTCATCTCTAAATATCGCCATCACGAGGGCAGTTTAGTTAAAGCGGCGTTTCTTTCGGCCCGGAATGATGCCTTGGCCAATATTGCGATTATCGGGGCTGGCCTGGTGACATTGCTCTGGTTATCTGGCTGGCCCGATTTAATTGTGGGGATTGGAATTTTAATCATGAATGCCGATGCTGCCAAGGCCATTTGGAAAGCGGCTAGAGATGAACACACCTTAGCTGAGCCTTAG